The Acidobacteriaceae bacterium nucleotide sequence CGCGCCCTGCACCACCTCATGCGGCGTCGCCTCCCAGTGGCTGGCAACCGTCGCCGCCATTTGGGCCTGGTCCGCAACACCCGGAACCAGCTCCACATTCGTCAGCTCAAGCCGAGCTTCGGGCTGCGCCACCACCAGCGACGACAACGCACCGATCGCAGAGTTGTCGTTCTTCACCACGCGACCTTCCAGCCCAGCCATCTGCTCAAAGACCTTGCGATTTGCGGCATAACGAAACTCGCGCGGGTTCCACGCACCAGCATCCTGCGCGCGAAACGCCCAGTCCGTGGAGATCAGCAACGGCGACACCGAGCGGTACGGCGGCGTCGCCACCTCGGCCCAGTCATGCGACTCGCGCACCTCCCTGCCGCCACGCATCTCCAGCACCCGAACGATCCAACCAGACGCCAGCGGCTCAAGAAAGAACTCCTGCCCTGCCGCGAACTGCCGCCGGAAAGCCTCCCCGGCCCGCACCTCACCGCTGAACGTCACCGCGGTGCACACAGCAGAGCGCTTCGGCCGCGGCGTCTCTGCAGAAGCCATCCCGTGCCAAACCACCAGAGACCCCAGCAACACCGCAGCTCTGCCTGCTCTACCGCGCATTCTCTTCAATCGCTTTCATCAGCTCTGCGCGCAGGTCTTCTGCAACCGCGGCCTTCAGGCCTTCCCCACCGGAAGACAGGTAGAACACATCGATCGCCACTTCGCCTTCGGTATCGATCAGCGCAACCTCAACGTTCAACCCCGACGCCGAAATCACCGAACTCACCGCTCGCAGCAGCCCCGGCACATCCTGCGCCACCACCTGCAGCAGCGTCGCGTTCTTGCTGGCCGTGTCGTCGAACTCGATCCGCGTCTCCACCACCACGCGCGGCGCACGCCTCCGGGCACGGCGACGGCTGTTCAGCATCGTCTCCACATTCGCCCGGCCCGCTACCAGATCGCGCACGCTCTCCACAAACCGCGCACGCTCATCCTCGTTCAACTCCAGCGTGCGGAAGATGTCCGTAAACCGGAAGCTGTCGACGACCACACCCGCAGTGTTCGCAAACGCATCCGCCGTCACAACGTTCATCCCCCACGCTGCCAGCGCAGCCGCCATGCTGGCAAACAGACGCGCGCGATCACGCGTCACCAGCGTAATTTCACTGATCGACTCGCCATGACGAAACGCAATCTGGAACGGCTCCCGCTCAAAATCGCGAGTCATCTCAAAGTGGCGGAAGATCGTCTCCGGCGGCCGGGTTTCGAGATACCGCTCCGGGAAGCCTTCCAGAAACTCAGTCGCGGCGCTCTCTCTGCCCCGCGCCAGCTCCATAATCCGCGCAATGCGCGCATCCCGATGCCGGGCTCCCGTCACGCGAATCTCTCCGGCATGAACGCGATCTTCATCCACACTGCGATCCAGTTGGTTCGCCGTCGCCATCGAAAGCCGCCACAGGTTCTCAGCCTTCCACGGCGTCAACGCATCAGGATGCACCGCCTGAATATCCGCATAGGTAAACAGCGTCAACATGCGCAGCAGCTCTGGCGTCTGCACCTTGCTCGCAAACGTCCTTACCGTCTCGGTGTCGAAAATGTCCCGGCGCAACGCAGCGGACATCTCCAGATGGTTTTCGATCAGTCGCAGCACCATGCCCGCGTCGTACGCGTCCATCTCCATGCGCGCGATCACGCTTGCGGCCATGCGTGCGCTCTCCACCGCATGGTCATCCCCCGCGCGCCCCTTGCCGGTGTCATGCAACAACGCCGCCAGGTAGAGCAACCCGGGGTTCTGCAACTCGCGGATCATCGAGCCAAACTTATTGCGCCAGTCCGGCGCACCCTTCGGCGCAGTCTGCTCAAGCCCATGCAGCGTCTCGATCAGAACAAACGTGTGCTCATCCACCGTGTACCGGTGGTACGCATCGCGGATCACCAGCGCATCAATGCCATGAAACTCCGGCAGCATCAGCTCCAACATGCCCACCGCATGCATCACGCGCAAAGCATCCGCCGCAAACTCTCCCGTCAGGATGCGCGACAACGCACGCCACAGCCCCGGCCCCTCTTCCAGCGTCGAGCTCAACAGCGGAATGCCATCGGCAATCCGCTCTTCCGTTTCAGGCGCGAGCTTCGCTCCACTCGCAGCCATCGCGGCGAAGACCGCCAGCACCACTTCGGGCTCATGCGCCGGATCAGACCCCGACACCATGCGGTCCACCATCTCAATGCGACGATCGCGCATCCGAAAGCCCGCACCGGCAGGAATCTTCAGCGACTTCGGAGACTCACCCGCCCCCAGCCGCATCCCCGTCAGTTCCGCCTCACGCGCCAGCAACCGCTCCACCGTACGCGCATGGCGGAAGTACACCCGCATCCAATACGCCGCGTCGACCGACCGTCGGCCTTCGCCAACACGGACACCAATGCCAGCCTCAGCCGCAGCATCCTGCGAACGCCACTCCAGCGTATTGTCATCCCGCTCGTGGCGATAATGCAGAAACACCCGCGTTGCGGTCAGAAACTGCAACGCCTCGCCATACTCTTCGCTGTACGCCGACGACGGCTCATGGCTGCGAACCGCTTGAATCCGCCGCAGCCACTCCGACACATGAGCATCACGCAGACCACCCGGGCAGTCCTTGATATTTGGCTCCAGGTGAAAGAGCGTGTTGCCGTACTTTCCATGCCGCTCACGCGTCAGCGCGCCCAACTCGGCCACAATGCTCTTGTCATGCTTCAGCAACCGCGGCAGGCAACGCTCGCGCATCTTCGCCAGCAGCTTTTCGTCGCCGCCGAGCCCACGAAAGTCCAGCAGGCTCAGCCCAAACTCCGGGTTGGTCGGCTCAAAACGCTCGCAATCCCCCGTCGGCCGCGACGACAAAGCGATCTTCAGCCCGCAATCCCACAGCATCTGGGAGACCCGCCGAATCGCCTCTTTCCCCACATCGGACTTCTCCACCAGGATCAGCAGATCGACATCCGAGTAAGGGAAAAGCTGGCTCCGGCCATAACCGCCGACCGCGCCCAGCGCCACGCCCGAAGCCAGCTTCGGCTCCCGCGCAACCTCTTCGCCCCACAGGCGAAGCACCAACTCATCAACGAGAGCGGTGCGCGAAGCCAGCACCGCCAAACCATCTCCAGTACGGTCAAACTCGCGACGAATGTCAGCCATCCGTCGCTCGTACTCTGCGCGCATCGTCTCGTCGTTCGTCGGTACTCTCCCTGTAAGTTCTTGCGTTGTCGTCGAAGTACCTTCTGGCCGTCGAGCCCTCTCGCCCGAACTAGAGCGCGATCTCGCCGCGCTCGTCGTTACGGATGCGGATGGCTTCATCGATCTTCGAAATGAAGATCTTGCCATCGCCAATGCGTCCCGTACGAGCTGCCGTGATGATCGCCTGAGTCGCCTTCTCCACCATATCGTCAGTGACCACGATCTCCAGCTTCACCTTCGGCAACAGGTCCACGGCGTACTCGCGTCCGCGGTAAAACTCCGTGTGGCCCTTCTGGCGGCCGTGGCCGCGTGCTTCCAGGATGGTGATGCCCGCGATACCCGCTTCTACCAACGCGTCCTTTACAGCTTCCAGCTTCGACGGCTGAATCACAGCCTCAATCTTCTGCATTGCTCTTGCTCCTCTAGTCGCTTATGGCCTGAGCCATGTTTATGCAGCTTCCCAGTCGTAGCCTTCTTCGCCATGCTGAGTAATATCCAGGCCTTCGCGTTCATCGTCTTCGCTCACGCGCAGACCAATCAGCTTATCAACAACGAAGAGGATAACGAGCGTGCCGACGATAGAAACTCCCCACGCCAACGCCACACCAACAAGCTGGTTCAGCATCTGGTGACCGTTTCCTTCGAAAAGCCCCGTCGCCTTACCGTTGCCGAAGACCGCATTGATGCCGGAGTTCGCAAACAGACCCGTCAGCAGCGCGCCCAGCGTTCCGCCCGAGCCATGCACACCAAACGCGTCGAGCGAGTCGTCATAGCCGAAGATGTTCTTCACCGTCACGACCATGTAGAAGCAGAAGACGCCGGTAATCAGGCCGATCCAAAGCGCCGACATCGGCGTCACGAAACCAGCCGCCGGCGTAATGCCCACCAGGCCAGCCACCGCTCCCGAGATACCACCCAACGCCGAAGGCTTGCCATTGCGAATCCACTCCGCCGCCAGCCAGCCGCAGGCCGCAGCAGCCGCAGCAAAGTGTGTGGCCACAAACGCGCTCGTCGCCAACCCGGAAGCCGCCAGCGCCGAACCGGCGTTGAAGCCGAACCAGCCCACCCACAGCAGGCAGGCGCCGATAAAGCTGAGCACCACCGAGTGCGGCGGCATCGGCTTCTGCGGATACCCAAGACGCTTGCCAAGGTACAGGGCCGTCACCAGAGCGCTCACGCCCGAGGTCACGTGAACCACCGTTCCGCCGGCAAAGTCCAGACACGGGAACCGCCCACCCGCAACGTTCAGGAAGCCACCCACGCCCCACACCATGTGCGCCATCGGCGAGTACACGATGATCGACCACAGGATCAGGAACACCAGCATCGCAGAGAACTTCATGCGCTCCGCAAACGCGCCCGTGATCAGCGCAGGCGTGATGATCGCGAACATCAACTGGTAGACCATAAACGTCTGCGAAGGAATCGTCGCCGCATACGGCCCCGGCGCTACACCCACACCGCGCAGAAACACGTTCTGGAAGCCGCCGATGAACGGTGCAAGATGTCCGGATCCCGGCGCAAACGCCAGCGAGTAGCCAAACAGCGCCCACAGCACCGTGATGATCGCCATCATGGCAAACGTCTGCATCATCGTCGCCAGAATGTTCTTCTTGCGCACTAGGCCGCCGTAGAACAGGGCCAGTCCCGGTCCGCTCATCAGAAGCACAAGCGCAGCAGAAACCAGCATCCACGCGTTATCGCCTGCGCTCTGCGCGCTGGCAATCGCCGTAGCGTTCGCCGCATTCGCCTTCTCCAGCGCCGCCAGACGATCCACAGGAACGGTAGCCGCCGTTTGTGCCCAGGCGTGCCCCATTGACAGCATGACTGCGGCCGCCGCCATCACGCGATTCCGCTTCGTTGATCCCAACAACTTGCCACTCCAACCCATCTGTACCATCACCTTTCGCCGGCGAAAGCCGAATGGAAGGCCTCACCCGCTACGCTCTAAAATCAAGCGCAGGAAAGACGATCCGCGCCTCCGGAAAAGACCCATACTGCGACCGGAAACGCTCTGTTTGAGAAATCAGTTGGGTTTACTCTACAACACCGTAACCGCCTTGCTCGTTTTCCACGCACCCGGAACCGCCCCACCCCCGTCAAAACAACTGTCAGCGCATGAGGCGTGTCCAAGGCTGGACGCTCCGCAACCTCCTCTGCGACAATCCGTTTCAGTCACAAGCCGGTTCTAGCGTTGTCCCTCCAGCCCGACGCCACAATCGCAAGTCCCCCTTCAGGAGCATCAAATGAAGACCGTCAAGATCGGAAACCGCGAGCTCGGCCCGGGTCATCCTTGCTACGTCATCGCCGAAATCGGCATCAATCACAACGGCGATATCGACCTCGCCAAGCGCCTCATCTCCGTTGCCGTGGCCGCCGGTTGCGACGCCGTCAAGTTCCAGAAGCGCACCGTTGAAGTCGTCTACACCGAGAAGGAACTCTCCACTCCGCGCCCCAACCCGTTCGGTGAAACCAACGGCGACCTGAAGCGCGGCCTCGAGTTCGACGAGCACGACTACGCTGAAATTCAGTCCTTCTGCAAGCAGGTCAAGATCGACTGGTTCGTCTCTCCGTGGGATGAAGCCTCCGTCGACTTCATGGAGCAGTTCGACACCCCCGTCTACAAGATCGCCTCCGCCTCGCTGACCGATGACAACCTGCTCCGCCACATCCGCAAGACCGGCAAGCCCGTCATCGCGTCCACCGGCATGAGCACCTACGCCGAAATCGACCACGCCGTCGAAGTCCTCGGCAAGGACAATCTCATCCTCATGCACACCACCTCCACCTACCCGGCGAAGTACGAGCAGCTCAACCTGAAGGCCATTCCCTCCATGATCGAGCGCTACGACATCCCCGTCGGCTACTCCGGCCACGAAACCGGCATCCCCACCTCCGTGGCCGCCTCCGTGCTCGGTGCCTGCTGCGTCGAGCGCCACATCACCATGGACCGCGCCATGTGGGGCTCTGACCAGGCCGCTTCGCTGGAGCCAAACGGCATCAGCCGCCTCGTCCGCGACATTCGCCTCTGCGAACAGTCCATGGGCGACGGCGTCAAGAAGGTCTACGACGAAGAAGTTCCCGTGATGAAGAAGCTTCGCCGCGTCGGCGCTGCAGTCTAACGCACCGTTCCACTGGAAAAAAGAAACGGCGTCCGGAACACTCCGGACGCCGTTTCCATTCCCACACATGTCTTCGCGAAGGTGTTACAGGGCAAGCTCCGGCGACGCCGCTGCACTGCGAAGCTGCTTCCTGCGATACAGGTCAATATCGCTCGCGTGAACAAGCTCCGCATAGCTGCTCTCGGCCCGCGGAACCGTTGTGTAACGACCAATAGAGACCGACAGAGCATACCGCGACTTGTCATGCGTGCGCAGATCGAGCTGACTCATCTCTTCATCGATACGGCGAATAACACGGTCCGCTATTTCTTCAGAAGAGTCGACCAGCAGCAGCATAAACTCGTCACCGCCCGTCCGAACGGCGAGGTCCTGCATCCTGATCGCACGCTTCAGCACCGACGAAACACCCAGCAGGGCGGCGTCCCCGATCATGTGTCCATACTTGTCATTGATGATCTTGAATTGATCGATGTCCACGGTCAGCAACGTGAGCGGCACAGCCTTGCGAGCAGCCCAGGCCAGCTCCCGTGGTGCCATCAGCTCAAGCGCCCGGCGGTTCAACAGCCCCGTCAGCGGATCGGTCATCGCCAGCGCACTCAACTCGCCACGCGTACGCTGCATGTCCATCCACAGGAAGCAGAGACACATCCCTGCAATCAGCACAACACCCGTCCAGCGAACATTCCCTGGCATATGCGCGCCTCGCAGCGTCGCAACAAGGAACAGGAGGCTGTTCACAATGTGCGCAAGAAACAGCCCGGCCATCGTCCGTGCAGGGATCAGAATCTCCGGCCTCTTTGCCTTGAACAGCAGAACCACGAGGGGAGCCAGGAACAGAGGCATCGCAATGGACGCAACCAGAATTCGACGGGCCAGGAACGGGATGTCGCAGGTGTAATACGCCAGCGCTCCCGTCGTGATCACGGTAAGCACGATGTAGTACGGGATAACGCGCCCCGGGTACTCCACCAGAAGGGCGACCGCCTTGCCAAGGCATACAACCATCAGGAGGAAGAAGAAATTACCTGCCACGATCGTGAAAATTGGTGGCCACACGTCCCGGAACGACAACAGCCCCAGACCCAGCGCACCGAGCATGGTGCCGACAAAAAACCAGCGAATGCTCGCGTTTGCATCAGGCATGCGGCTTGTCTGATGTGCCAGTAGCACCACCAGTCCAAGTACGAGCAGCATGCACGATTGCAGTTGTAATACAGAATGAATATCCATGAGAGCAGATACAGTCTAGATGCTCCCGACGCCAGAAACTAAAGAAACCGCATACACTTGCCCCATGCCGTTGGACGAACGACTCCGCAACCTCACCGCCGTCGCCTTTGACGTCGATGGTGTCCTCACCGATGGGCGCCTCACCTGGACCGCAGGCTCTGCCGAAGAAGCAAAGAGCTTCGCCTTCAACGACATCATGGGCATCTCGCTTCTTCGCCGCCTCGGCATCAAGCTCGCGCTGATCTCCGGCGAGCCATCTCCTCTCGTAGACCGCTACGCCGAGAAGCTGCGCCTCCACTTCGTCCGCAAAGGAACACGCGACAAGGCCACCGCCCTGCGCGACTTCGCCGACACATTCTCCCTCGACCTCTCCACCACCGCCTTCTTCGGAGACGACGTCAACGACCTCTTCGCCATGGACATCGCAGGCCTCTCCTGCTGCCCGGCCAACGCCGCCGCCGAAGTCCGCGAGTACATCGCCGCAGCCGGTGGCTTCATCGCTCCCAACGATGGTGGGGCCGGTGCCGTCCGCGACTTTGCCGACGCCATCCTCAAAGCCCGTAACCTCCGCGGCCGAGACGTCTTCCTTCTTCATCCGCCCGAGTAACCGGCCGCCTCGCTACCTCCGTCCCAACCCGATAGACACAGGCTGATAGCCCAAACCGACATCACAAACACCGAGATCATGAAGCTTACCGATTACGTCTTCCAATTCGTCGCCGACAAAGGCGTCAAGCACGTCTTCCTCGTCACCGGCGGCGGTGCCATGCACCTCAACGCCTCGCTCGCGCAGAACGACCGCCTCGAAGCCATCTGCAACTCGCACGAGCAAGCCTCGGCCATGTGTGCCGAGAGCTACGCCAAGGCTGTCAACGACCTCGGTGTCTGCCTCGTCACCACCGGCCCCGGCGGCACCAACGCCGTCACCGGCGTAGCCGGCGCATGGCTTGACTCCACGCCCACGCTCTTCCTCTCCGGCCAGGTCAAGCGCCCCGACCGCATGTTCGACGCCGTCACCGGCAAGCCCCTCGGCATGCGCCAGCTCGGTGTGCAGGAAGTCGACATCACCTCCATCGTCGCGCCCATCACCAAGTACGCGAAGGTCATCACCGAGCCGCTCGACATCCGTTACGAGCTCGAAAAGTGCTACTACCTCGCCATGAACGGCCGCCCCGGTCCCGTCTGGCTCGACATCCCGCTCGACGTACAGGCCGCTCCCATCCCCGAGCCCTCCGAGCTCCGCTCCTTCGACCCCAGCGAGCATGAAGCCGCACAGGCCAACGCCAACCTCAAGGACGAGGTCGCCCGCGTCGTCGCCGAACTGCAAAAAGCTGAGCGCCCCCTGCTCTTCGTCGGCAACGGCACCCGCCTCGCCAAGGCAGAATCGCTCTTCACCGAGCTGCGCCTGCTCCTCGACGTACCTACTGTAGCCACCTGGTGTGCGGCTGACCTCGTTCCCTCCGACGTCCCCACCTTCGTCGGCCGCCCCGGCAACGTCGCCGCTCGCGGTGCCAACTTCGCCCTGCAGAACTGCGACTTCCTGCTCGTCCTCGGTTCGCGCATGGACATGGCCATCACCGGCTACGCTCCACAGAACCTCGCGCGCGAGGCCCACAAGATCGCCGTCGACATTGACCCCTCCGAGCTTCAGAAGCTCTACCCGCACCTGCAGCAGCCCATCGTCTCCGACGCCCGGGCGTTCCTCACCGAACTCCTCGCTCAGCTCAAGGCCCTCAAAACTCCGCTCGACCACTCCCTCTGGACCGACTGGAACAACCGCGCCGCCGACTGGAAGGTCCGCTATGGCGTCGTCACCGACGAGCACCGCAAGCCCGAAGGCCTCGTCTCCATCTACAACCTTGCCGAGGTCATCGGCACCGAGTCCAAGCAGGAAGACAAGATCGTCTCCGGCTCCTCCGGCTCCGGCATCGAGATCTTCCTCCTCGCCTGCCCCACACGCAGCGGCCAACGCCTCTTCCACACCGCAGGCCTCGGCTCCATGGGCTACGGGCTCCCCATGGCGCTCGCCGTATGCATCGGCTCCAACCGCCAGCGCACCATCCTCGTCGATGGTGACGGCGGCTTCCAGTTCAACATTCAGGAGCTAGAAACCGCTCGCCGCCTCAACCTGCCCGTGAAGCTCTTCGTCCTCAACAACGACGGCTACGCTTCCATCCGCGCCTCGCAGCAGGCCTACTTCGGCAGCGCGCAGATCGGTGCCAACGCAGCCACCGGCCTCACCGTGCCAGACCTCTCGAAGATCGCCGCCAGCTATGGCATCGCCTCCGTCGTCATCGAAGACCAGACCAACCTCCGCGAAGACGTCCGCAAGGCCCTTGAGATCGACGGCCCAGTCGTCATCGACGTCCGCGTCATCCCCGACGAGATCCGCGCACCCCGCCTCCAGAGCTACCAGAAGGAAGACGGCAGCTTCGTCTCCAAGCCGCTCGAAGACCTCTTCCCCTTCCTCTCCCGCGAAGAGTTCCTCGAGAACATGATCATCAAGCCGCTCGAAGAGTAGCTCCCCCGCAACCCCGCGGACGCTCCCAACGGGGAGCGTCCCTTTCTCCTCGCAAGCGACGCATTCCCATACCGCCTTTTCCGCCCTTCTGCATCCAAACGAAGAGCAAACGCGGCACCATTACACTGTTCCCAGGAATTCTTTGATGACTCAATCCATCGGCACCGTTCTCGTCGTCGGCTCCACCGGCCAGCTTGGCACCGCTCTCTGCGCTCAACTCGGCTCGCGCGCGATCCCTGCCGCCCGACGCCAGCTCACGCCCGAAACCGTGCACGCCGACCTCGAACAGCTCGCCGCGGACCCTGCCGCCGCCGAGCGCCTCATCGCCGAGCACAAGCCCTCCGCCGTAATCTGCGCCGCCGGCGCCACCGACGTCGAGCGCTGCGAGTCCGACAACGCCTGGGCCTCCGCCGCCAACCACCTCGGCCCGCTCGCGCTCGCTCGCGCCGCCCGCAACATCCCCTTCGCCTTCCTCTCCACCGACTACGTCTTCGACGGCGCCGCCGGGCCCTACGCAGAAACCGACGCCACCCGTCCGCTCTCCGTCTACGGCCGCACCAAGCTCGAAGGCGAACTCGCCGTACTCGACGAGCACCCCAGTGCGCTCGTCCTCCGCACCACCACCGTCTACGGCCCCGACCCGCAAAAGAAGAACTTCCTCTACACCCTCAGTCGGGTCCTCAACTCCGGCGGCACCATGCGCTGCCCCACCGACCAGCTCGCCACACCCACCCACGTCGAAGACCTCGCCACCGCCACGCTCGCGCTTCTGGAGCAAGGCTCCGCCGGCCTCGTCCACGTCGCCGGTCCAGAGTTCCTCTCCCGCTACGACTTCGCCCTGCAGGCCTGCGACATCCTCGGCCTCGACACCACAAACGTCGTCGCGCTCACCACGCCTGAGCTCAACCAGAAAGCCGATCGCCCGCTCCTCGGCGGCCTCCGCATCGACACCCTCAACGATCTGCTCGGCCGCAGGATCATGCGCTCCCCCGCCGAAGGCATCCTGAGCTGGAAAGAGTCCCTGGCCGCCGGATGATCCGCACCACCGCCCAGCCCCGGCTCTGGCACCGCGCCAAAGACCTCTTCCCTCCAGGACAGGTCCTGCGCTACCTCGCCGTCGGCGTCGTAAATACCCTCTTCGGCTACGGACTCTTCGCGCTCACGCTCTACCTGCTCACACACGCGCTGCCCTCGCACTGGCTTGCGCTCACCGCCGTGCTGGCGTCCATCATCTCCACGCCGCTCAACATCACCATCTCGTACTTCAACTACAAGCTGTGGGTCTTCAAGACCCGCGGCAACCACCTGCAGGAGTGGCTCAAAGCTTTCGGCGTCTACGGCGTCAGCATGCTTCCCGGCCTGCTCGCGCTCTCTGCTCTCACCCGTCTCTTGCAATATGTCCTGCACAGCCATGAGCCCTTCGGCAAAGGCACCGCAGGCTACCTCGCCGGAGCCATCACCACCGGCTTCTCCGTCATCCTCGGCTTCATCGGACACCGCAAGGTCACCTTCCGCCAGAAGCCCTCAACGCCAGCCGACTGACTCGGCTACACTTACCCCCAGTGGCAGACAAGAAGACTATCTCCATCATCACGCCCTGTTTCAACGAGGAAGGCAACGTCCTGAACCTCTATAACCAGGTTCGCGACGTGATGACCCAGCTCAATGATCGCTACGACTACGAGCACATCTTCATCGACAACGCCTCGCGCGACAACACCGTCGCCATCCTGCGCCTGATCGCAGCCGAGGACCCCAACGTGAAGATCATTCGCAACTCGCGCAACTTCGGCCACATCCGTTCGCCCATCCACGGCCTCTTCCAGGCCCGTGGCGACGCCATGATCGGCATCGTCGCCGATCTGCAGGACCCGCCGCCCATGATTCTCGACCTCGTCCGCGAGTGGGAGAACGGAGCGTACTGCGTCATCGGCATCAAACGCACCAGTGAAGAAGCCTCGCTCATGTTCTGGCTCCGCAAGCAGTACTACCGGCTCGCCGAGCGTCTCTCCTCTATCGAAACCATCCAGAACTACACCGGCTTTGGCCTCTACGACCGCAAGGTCGTCGATCTCGTGCGCTCCTTCGACGACCCCTACCCGTACTTCCGCGGTCTCATCGCCGAAATCGGCCTGCCCACCGTCAAGCTGCTCTACGACCAGCCCGCCCGCAAGTTCGGCGTCACCAAGAACAACTGGTACACGCTCTACGACATCGGCATGCTCGGCATCATCAACCAGTCGAAGGTACCGCTGCGTCTCGCCACCTTCGCCGGCTTCTTCGGTGCGGTCCTCTCGTTCCTCATCGCCTTCGGCTACCTCGCCGCCAAGCTCATCTTTTGGAACACCTTCACCGTCGGCGTCGCGCCCATGATCATCGGTGTCTTCCTCATGCTTTCCATCGTGCTCATCTGCCTCGGCATCATGGGTGAGTACGTCGGCGCCATCTACACCCAGTTGCAGCACCGCCCCTACGCAGTTGAGCTCTTCCGCGAAAACTTTGACCACGGCTTCGGCCCCGCCCGATCCGCCCCCGTCACCCTGAACGGCCTCACCGCAGGCAATCCCCTCACAACACCCACCACCAAATAGCCCTACCCCCTACTTCCTGGAGCTCCATGATCGACCTCGTCAAAAAGCAACTGCAGCAATCCA carries:
- a CDS encoding GGDEF domain-containing protein: MLLVLGLVVLLAHQTSRMPDANASIRWFFVGTMLGALGLGLLSFRDVWPPIFTIVAGNFFFLLMVVCLGKAVALLVEYPGRVIPYYIVLTVITTGALAYYTCDIPFLARRILVASIAMPLFLAPLVVLLFKAKRPEILIPARTMAGLFLAHIVNSLLFLVATLRGAHMPGNVRWTGVVLIAGMCLCFLWMDMQRTRGELSALAMTDPLTGLLNRRALELMAPRELAWAARKAVPLTLLTVDIDQFKIINDKYGHMIGDAALLGVSSVLKRAIRMQDLAVRTGGDEFMLLLVDSSEEIADRVIRRIDEEMSQLDLRTHDKSRYALSVSIGRYTTVPRAESSYAELVHASDIDLYRRKQLRSAAASPELAL
- a CDS encoding N-acetylneuraminate synthase family protein; translated protein: MKTVKIGNRELGPGHPCYVIAEIGINHNGDIDLAKRLISVAVAAGCDAVKFQKRTVEVVYTEKELSTPRPNPFGETNGDLKRGLEFDEHDYAEIQSFCKQVKIDWFVSPWDEASVDFMEQFDTPVYKIASASLTDDNLLRHIRKTGKPVIASTGMSTYAEIDHAVEVLGKDNLILMHTTSTYPAKYEQLNLKAIPSMIERYDIPVGYSGHETGIPTSVAASVLGACCVERHITMDRAMWGSDQAASLEPNGISRLVRDIRLCEQSMGDGVKKVYDEEVPVMKKLRRVGAAV
- a CDS encoding HD domain-containing protein; its protein translation is MADIRREFDRTGDGLAVLASRTALVDELVLRLWGEEVAREPKLASGVALGAVGGYGRSQLFPYSDVDLLILVEKSDVGKEAIRRVSQMLWDCGLKIALSSRPTGDCERFEPTNPEFGLSLLDFRGLGGDEKLLAKMRERCLPRLLKHDKSIVAELGALTRERHGKYGNTLFHLEPNIKDCPGGLRDAHVSEWLRRIQAVRSHEPSSAYSEEYGEALQFLTATRVFLHYRHERDDNTLEWRSQDAAAEAGIGVRVGEGRRSVDAAYWMRVYFRHARTVERLLAREAELTGMRLGAGESPKSLKIPAGAGFRMRDRRIEMVDRMVSGSDPAHEPEVVLAVFAAMAASGAKLAPETEERIADGIPLLSSTLEEGPGLWRALSRILTGEFAADALRVMHAVGMLELMLPEFHGIDALVIRDAYHRYTVDEHTFVLIETLHGLEQTAPKGAPDWRNKFGSMIRELQNPGLLYLAALLHDTGKGRAGDDHAVESARMAASVIARMEMDAYDAGMVLRLIENHLEMSAALRRDIFDTETVRTFASKVQTPELLRMLTLFTYADIQAVHPDALTPWKAENLWRLSMATANQLDRSVDEDRVHAGEIRVTGARHRDARIARIMELARGRESAATEFLEGFPERYLETRPPETIFRHFEMTRDFEREPFQIAFRHGESISEITLVTRDRARLFASMAAALAAWGMNVVTADAFANTAGVVVDSFRFTDIFRTLELNEDERARFVESVRDLVAGRANVETMLNSRRRARRRAPRVVVETRIEFDDTASKNATLLQVVAQDVPGLLRAVSSVISASGLNVEVALIDTEGEVAIDVFYLSSGGEGLKAAVAEDLRAELMKAIEENAR
- a CDS encoding ammonium transporter, giving the protein MLSMGHAWAQTAATVPVDRLAALEKANAANATAIASAQSAGDNAWMLVSAALVLLMSGPGLALFYGGLVRKKNILATMMQTFAMMAIITVLWALFGYSLAFAPGSGHLAPFIGGFQNVFLRGVGVAPGPYAATIPSQTFMVYQLMFAIITPALITGAFAERMKFSAMLVFLILWSIIVYSPMAHMVWGVGGFLNVAGGRFPCLDFAGGTVVHVTSGVSALVTALYLGKRLGYPQKPMPPHSVVLSFIGACLLWVGWFGFNAGSALAASGLATSAFVATHFAAAAAACGWLAAEWIRNGKPSALGGISGAVAGLVGITPAAGFVTPMSALWIGLITGVFCFYMVVTVKNIFGYDDSLDAFGVHGSGGTLGALLTGLFANSGINAVFGNGKATGLFEGNGHQMLNQLVGVALAWGVSIVGTLVILFVVDKLIGLRVSEDDEREGLDITQHGEEGYDWEAA
- a CDS encoding P-II family nitrogen regulator, yielding MQKIEAVIQPSKLEAVKDALVEAGIAGITILEARGHGRQKGHTEFYRGREYAVDLLPKVKLEIVVTDDMVEKATQAIITAARTGRIGDGKIFISKIDEAIRIRNDERGEIAL
- a CDS encoding HAD hydrolase family protein → MPLDERLRNLTAVAFDVDGVLTDGRLTWTAGSAEEAKSFAFNDIMGISLLRRLGIKLALISGEPSPLVDRYAEKLRLHFVRKGTRDKATALRDFADTFSLDLSTTAFFGDDVNDLFAMDIAGLSCCPANAAAEVREYIAAAGGFIAPNDGGAGAVRDFADAILKARNLRGRDVFLLHPPE
- a CDS encoding thiamine pyrophosphate-binding protein; this translates as MKLTDYVFQFVADKGVKHVFLVTGGGAMHLNASLAQNDRLEAICNSHEQASAMCAESYAKAVNDLGVCLVTTGPGGTNAVTGVAGAWLDSTPTLFLSGQVKRPDRMFDAVTGKPLGMRQLGVQEVDITSIVAPITKYAKVITEPLDIRYELEKCYYLAMNGRPGPVWLDIPLDVQAAPIPEPSELRSFDPSEHEAAQANANLKDEVARVVAELQKAERPLLFVGNGTRLAKAESLFTELRLLLDVPTVATWCAADLVPSDVPTFVGRPGNVAARGANFALQNCDFLLVLGSRMDMAITGYAPQNLAREAHKIAVDIDPSELQKLYPHLQQPIVSDARAFLTELLAQLKALKTPLDHSLWTDWNNRAADWKVRYGVVTDEHRKPEGLVSIYNLAEVIGTESKQEDKIVSGSSGSGIEIFLLACPTRSGQRLFHTAGLGSMGYGLPMALAVCIGSNRQRTILVDGDGGFQFNIQELETARRLNLPVKLFVLNNDGYASIRASQQAYFGSAQIGANAATGLTVPDLSKIAASYGIASVVIEDQTNLREDVRKALEIDGPVVIDVRVIPDEIRAPRLQSYQKEDGSFVSKPLEDLFPFLSREEFLENMIIKPLEE